A region from the Tachysurus vachellii isolate PV-2020 chromosome 25, HZAU_Pvac_v1, whole genome shotgun sequence genome encodes:
- the LOC132840209 gene encoding E3 ubiquitin-protein ligase TRIM35-like has translation MSAEEDLCCPVCYDIFKDPVVLSCCHSVCKACLEEFWKTKERRECPLCKVLNLNDPECNSVLKSLCEAYLEEYSQRYAAGSKQHCRVHGEKLKLFCLEDKQAVCQICQMSSQHHNHECYPIEEAADHFRMELKTELKPFQETLDCFSQVKQSYHKATAHIKRQTLRTEQQIRDEFKKLYQFLRIEEADRLLALRKEEKEKTQLIEKKLEEIDREMSSLLKLIRIIEEDMWTEDLLFIQSFETSLTRAKCSLQDPEMISGTLIDEATHLGNLAYRAWVKMKDIVQYNPIILDPNTAHKSLTLSEDLTSATFNETQDMTHLPDNPERFKSSVCVLGSEGFALGNHCWDVEVGDRSLWEVGITTESNPKNACLFYNSVWSVESNFGFYTRSPARPKSPFSAEGGLERIRIHLDCERGQVSFSDPLNDTEIKTFNYTFTEKVYPFFWCHNKSSPVKILPMTILPRTVLETE, from the exons ATGTCAGCTGAAGAGGATCTCTGCTGTCCGGTATGTTATGACATCTTCAAAGATCCTGTTGTCCTGTCATGTTGCCACAGCGTCTGTAAAGCTTGTCTGGAAGAATTCTGGAAAACGAAGGAACGTCGTGAGTGTCCACTGTGCAAAGTGCTGAATCTAAACGACCCCGAATGTAACTCCGTTTTGAAGAGTCTGTGTGAGGCTTACTTAGAGGAATACAGTCAGAGATATGCAGCGGGCTCGAAACAACACTGCAGAGTACACGGCGAAAAACTTAAACTCTTCTGTCTGGAAGACAAACAGGCTGTATGTCAGATTTGCCAAATGTCTTCACAGCACCACAACCACGAATGCTACCCCATAGAAGAGGCAGCAGATCACTTTAGG ATGGAACTCAAAACTGAACTAAAGCCCTTTCAGGAAACATTGGACTGCTTTAGTCAAGTGAAACAGTCTTACCACAAAGCCACAGCACACATTAAG AGGCAGACCCTGCGCACAGAGCAGCAGATTAGGGATGAGTTTAAGAAGCTCTACCAGTTTCTACGAATTGAAGAAGCAGACAGGTTGCTTGCGCTGcgaaaagaagagaaggagaagactCAGTTGATAGAGAAGAAGCTTGAGGAGATCGACAGAGAGATGTCATCTCTTTTAAAACTTATCAGAATCATAGAAGAAGATATGTGGACTGAAGATCTGTTATTCATACAG agctTTGAGACCTCATTGACAAG AGCTAAGTGCTCCTTACAGGATCCAGAGATGATCTCAGGAACATTGATTGATGAAGCGACTCACCTGGGCAACCTGGCATACAGAGCATGGGTGAAAATGAAGGACATTGTGCAGTACA ATCCCATCATTCTGGATCCCAACACTGCACACAAGTCTCTTACACTGTCAGAAGATCTCACCAGCGCGACATTTAATGAAACCCAAGACATGACGCACCTTCCTGATAACCCAGAACGGTTCAaatcgagtgtgtgtgtcctcggTTCTGAGGGTTTTGCCTTAGGGAACCACTGCTGGGACGTTGAGGTTGGGGATAGGAGTTTGTGGGAGGTGGGAATAACGACAGAGTCTAACCCAAAAAATGCATGCCTGTTTTATAAtagtgtgtggagtgtggagAGTAATTTTGGGTTTTACACTCGGTCTCCTGCTCGGCCAAAGTCTCCGTTCTCTGCTGAGGGAGGACTCGAGAGAATCAGAATCCACTTAGACTGCGAAAGGGGACAGGTGTCCTTCTCTGACCCGCTCAAtgacacagaaataaaaaccttcaaTTACACATTTACTGAGAAAGTGTATCCATTTTTCTGGTGTCATAATAAGAGTTCACCTGTTAAGATTTTACCTATGACTATTTTACCCAGGACAGTTCTTGAAACTGAATGA